In one Deinococcus roseus genomic region, the following are encoded:
- a CDS encoding sensor histidine kinase: MFSLKKFFLSMQSQLALAFLFSRIAGYAFFLLMLPGLTVKNHREYIQQTHFDAFVQQIEAYHRTHPSLQGLRVVDAPVVLDSTAPAKPAASMGVLDAQGKLLTPLGKFKAGEKVPTEQLQTQRVLKTNGQVYATAVQLKPKVQNGYTTDEKALLNSVYETVKVTLPMGLVVALLGAVVIAYFLTLPLQRLTRAAQAVMRKERIQQVPVTLQNEVGDLTRAFNEMLKNLAQGEQQRRQMIADIAHDMGTPLTVASGYVQSMQQGKLKPTQERLDVIYDELLLMQNLVDDLRLLSLADAGTLKLSMDGVPPSRLVSGIQQAFSLRAEKAGIQLEAECEANLPEVNIDQERMRQVLGNLVSNSLNHTPRGGQIQVKARSTPEHVMLEVQDTGKGIPAEKLPFIFDRFFRVDESRSHDQAGGSGLGLAIARSIVELHGGKILAQSQEGRGTTMQVLLPRV, translated from the coding sequence ATGTTCTCCCTGAAGAAATTTTTTCTCTCCATGCAGTCCCAGCTGGCCCTGGCTTTTCTGTTCAGTCGGATTGCTGGCTATGCTTTCTTCCTGCTGATGCTGCCTGGCCTGACCGTCAAAAACCACCGGGAGTACATTCAGCAAACCCATTTTGATGCCTTTGTTCAGCAGATTGAGGCTTACCACCGGACCCATCCTTCACTGCAAGGGCTGCGGGTGGTGGATGCCCCGGTGGTGCTGGACAGCACTGCACCTGCAAAGCCTGCTGCCTCGATGGGGGTGCTGGATGCACAGGGCAAATTGCTCACCCCACTGGGAAAATTCAAGGCAGGGGAAAAAGTGCCTACAGAACAGCTGCAAACCCAGCGTGTGCTCAAGACCAATGGTCAGGTGTATGCCACAGCCGTGCAGCTCAAACCCAAAGTCCAGAACGGCTACACCACCGATGAAAAAGCCCTGCTGAACAGCGTGTACGAAACCGTCAAAGTCACCCTACCGATGGGACTGGTGGTGGCCCTCCTTGGAGCTGTGGTGATTGCCTACTTCCTGACCCTGCCCCTGCAGCGCCTGACCCGCGCAGCCCAGGCGGTGATGCGCAAAGAACGCATCCAGCAGGTGCCCGTCACCCTGCAAAACGAAGTGGGAGACCTCACCCGTGCCTTCAATGAAATGCTGAAAAACCTGGCGCAGGGAGAACAGCAACGCCGCCAGATGATTGCCGACATCGCCCACGACATGGGAACCCCCTTAACGGTGGCTTCCGGGTATGTGCAATCCATGCAGCAGGGCAAACTGAAACCCACCCAGGAACGCCTGGACGTGATTTACGACGAACTGCTGCTCATGCAGAACCTGGTGGACGATTTGCGTTTGCTGTCTCTGGCAGATGCAGGCACCCTCAAACTCAGCATGGACGGTGTGCCCCCATCAAGACTGGTTTCAGGCATCCAGCAGGCTTTTTCTTTGAGGGCCGAAAAAGCAGGCATCCAGCTTGAAGCCGAGTGTGAAGCCAACCTGCCCGAAGTGAACATCGATCAGGAACGCATGCGGCAGGTGCTGGGCAATCTGGTGTCCAACAGCCTGAACCACACCCCCAGAGGCGGCCAGATTCAGGTGAAAGCCAGAAGCACCCCTGAACACGTGATGCTGGAGGTGCAGGACACCGGAAAAGGCATTCCTGCAGAAAAGCTGCCGTTCATTTTTGATCGCTTTTTCCGGGTGGATGAATCCCGCAGCCACGATCAGGCGGGAGGCAGCGGTCTGGGGCTGGCGATTGCCCGTTCCATTGTGGAACTGCACGGCGGAAAAATCCTGGCCCAGAGTCAGGAAGGGCGAGGAACCACCATGCAGGTGCTGCTTCCCAGGGTGTGA
- a CDS encoding ABC transporter ATP-binding protein has translation MIRRFFAHYQPYKTLFMMDFGCAVILGLLELSFPMVINHLVDHLLPTSNWAWILGAAAGLLALYALNTYLTYVVVYWGHMLGINIETDLRRKLFDHIQKLSFRFFDNSKTGHLISRLTNDLMQIGEMAHHGPEDLFIAVMTLVGAFALMLSINWKLALMTFVVVPLIIWLVLYFNGKMTKAIQQLLSDIADFSARVEDNISGIRVVQAFANEKHEKAKFEVNNQRFRKAKLQSYQLIARNNSISYMMMRFISLFVMVCGTWFVIQKQLTYGEFVGFLLLTNVFFRPIEKINAIIELYPQGFAGYKRYLELMDTFPDVQDREGAWELPGLQQEIVYQDVTFGYEGQKSVLSGIQLTIHAGETVAFVGPSGAGKTTLCSLLPRFYEVDSGRITIDGTDLRDFTLASLRQHIGIVQQDVFLFAGTIRENILYGKLDATEEQIWDAARRAKLSDFIEAQTDRLDTLIGERGVKLSGGQKQRLAIARMFLKNPPILILDEATSALDTETEAAIQQSIAELAKGRTTLVIAHRLATIRGADRIVVVTEEGISEQGHHKELIHSGGVYSRLHRAQFGQIKEALEH, from the coding sequence ATGATTCGCCGTTTCTTTGCCCACTACCAGCCTTACAAAACCCTTTTCATGATGGATTTTGGCTGTGCGGTGATTCTGGGATTGCTCGAACTCAGTTTCCCCATGGTGATCAACCACCTGGTGGACCACCTGCTTCCCACCTCCAACTGGGCCTGGATTCTGGGGGCAGCAGCCGGACTGCTGGCGTTGTACGCCCTGAACACCTATTTAACCTATGTGGTGGTGTACTGGGGTCACATGCTGGGCATCAACATCGAGACCGACCTCAGGCGCAAACTCTTCGACCACATCCAGAAACTGTCTTTTCGTTTCTTTGACAACAGCAAAACCGGACACCTGATTTCCCGCCTCACCAATGACCTGATGCAAATTGGTGAAATGGCCCACCACGGCCCGGAAGACCTGTTCATTGCTGTGATGACATTGGTTGGCGCTTTTGCCCTGATGCTCAGCATCAACTGGAAGCTGGCCCTGATGACCTTTGTGGTGGTGCCCCTGATCATCTGGCTGGTCCTGTACTTCAATGGCAAGATGACAAAAGCCATCCAGCAACTGCTGTCTGACATTGCAGATTTCAGTGCCCGTGTGGAAGACAACATTTCAGGCATCCGGGTGGTGCAGGCCTTTGCCAACGAAAAACATGAAAAAGCCAAATTTGAAGTCAACAACCAGCGTTTCAGGAAAGCCAAGCTGCAGTCCTACCAGCTGATTGCCAGAAACAACTCGATCAGCTACATGATGATGCGTTTCATCAGTCTGTTCGTGATGGTGTGCGGCACCTGGTTTGTGATCCAGAAGCAGCTCACCTACGGTGAATTTGTGGGTTTTCTGCTGCTCACCAACGTGTTTTTCCGTCCCATCGAGAAAATTAACGCCATCATCGAGCTTTATCCCCAGGGCTTTGCTGGCTACAAACGCTACCTGGAATTGATGGACACCTTTCCAGACGTGCAGGACCGCGAAGGTGCCTGGGAGCTTCCAGGGTTGCAGCAAGAAATTGTTTACCAGGATGTCACTTTCGGTTATGAAGGACAGAAATCCGTCCTGAGCGGCATCCAGCTCACCATCCATGCTGGTGAGACTGTGGCCTTTGTGGGACCCTCCGGGGCAGGCAAGACCACCCTGTGCAGCCTGCTCCCCAGGTTCTACGAGGTGGATTCGGGCCGCATCACCATAGACGGGACAGACCTGAGGGATTTCACCCTGGCCTCCCTCAGGCAGCACATCGGGATTGTACAGCAGGACGTGTTTCTCTTTGCAGGCACCATCCGGGAGAACATCCTGTACGGCAAACTCGATGCCACCGAAGAACAGATCTGGGACGCAGCCAGAAGGGCAAAACTCTCAGACTTCATTGAAGCCCAGACGGACAGACTGGACACCCTCATCGGAGAACGCGGCGTGAAGCTCTCTGGAGGCCAGAAACAGCGGCTGGCCATTGCCCGCATGTTCCTGAAAAACCCACCCATCCTGATTCTGGATGAAGCCACCTCTGCCCTGGACACCGAAACCGAAGCCGCCATCCAGCAGTCGATTGCTGAACTGGCGAAAGGCCGCACCACCCTGGTGATTGCCCACCGCCTCGCCACCATCCGGGGTGCAGACCGCATTGTGGTGGTCACCGAAGAAGGCATCTCCGAACAGGGGCACCACAAAGAGCTTATTCACTCTGGCGGCGTGTACAGCCGCCTTCACCGGGCACAGTTCGGGCAGATCAAGGAAGCTCTGGAACACTGA
- the rhaS gene encoding rhamnose ABC transporter substrate-binding protein translates to MKNRKLLLSALLITTAALAQEAQAQKTYRIAMVVKSLGNGFFDAARDGGQEAAKALGNVELIYTGPTSPTAEGQIEVINNLIAQKVDAIVISANDANALVPVLKKAMLRRIKVVSFDSGVAKAGRLMHLNPSNTALIGFKQIDMISKTIGGKGKIAVLSATAQATNQNAWIAAMKDTLKKPEYKNLDLVDVVYGDDQSDKSYREALALFQKYPDLKGIIAPTTVGISAAAKAVVDQKLVGKVFVSGLGLPSEMAGYVKAGSVDTFAIWNPIDLGYSAVYAAYQFVTGKAKGKSGEVINIGRMGKITLDKNTEAAMAEPFTFDKSNVDKFAKIF, encoded by the coding sequence ATGAAGAACCGTAAACTGCTGCTGTCCGCCCTGCTGATCACCACCGCTGCTCTGGCCCAGGAAGCCCAGGCCCAGAAAACCTACCGCATTGCCATGGTGGTCAAAAGCCTCGGAAACGGCTTCTTCGATGCTGCCAGAGATGGAGGCCAGGAAGCCGCCAAAGCGCTGGGCAACGTGGAACTGATCTACACCGGACCCACCAGTCCCACCGCAGAAGGCCAGATCGAGGTCATCAACAACCTGATCGCCCAGAAGGTGGACGCCATCGTGATCAGTGCCAACGATGCCAACGCCCTGGTGCCCGTGCTGAAAAAAGCCATGCTGCGCCGCATCAAAGTGGTTTCCTTTGACTCCGGGGTGGCCAAAGCCGGACGCCTGATGCACCTGAACCCCTCCAACACCGCCCTGATTGGCTTCAAACAGATCGACATGATCAGCAAGACCATCGGAGGCAAAGGCAAAATCGCGGTCCTGAGCGCCACCGCCCAGGCCACCAACCAGAACGCCTGGATTGCCGCCATGAAAGACACCCTCAAGAAACCCGAATACAAGAATCTGGACCTCGTGGACGTGGTTTACGGCGATGACCAGTCTGACAAGTCCTACCGTGAAGCCCTGGCCCTGTTCCAGAAGTACCCTGACCTCAAAGGCATCATTGCCCCCACCACCGTGGGCATCAGTGCAGCCGCCAAAGCCGTGGTGGACCAGAAACTGGTGGGCAAAGTCTTCGTGAGCGGCCTGGGCCTCCCCTCTGAAATGGCCGGTTATGTCAAAGCAGGCAGCGTGGACACCTTCGCCATCTGGAACCCCATCGACCTGGGTTACTCTGCCGTGTACGCCGCTTACCAGTTTGTGACTGGCAAGGCCAAAGGCAAAAGTGGAGAGGTCATCAACATCGGACGCATGGGCAAAATCACCCTGGACAAGAACACCGAAGCGGCCATGGCAGAGCCCTTCACGTTTGACAAGAGCAACGTGGATAAGTTCGCGAAGATTTTCTGA
- a CDS encoding sugar ABC transporter ATP-binding protein — protein MIPYLSVQDIGKSFGATRANHRVSFTVGLGEVVALVGENGAGKSTLVKMLTGIYQPDSGKIQAEGHTIHLSSPQDAWNAGITAIHQETVMFDELSVAENLFMGQAPVKRSFFAGGLIQWKTMLEKSRTVLQKLDAKFTPETPLKDLSVAQKHLVQIARALVQDAKIVIMDEPTAALSRAEIEDLYRIVRQLKEEGKGILLITHKFDEIFELSDRYVVLRDGEKVADGNIQDVTSDDLIRLMAGRDVGSLYPKKDVIPGEVVLEVKNLSHPTEFSGISFQLRKGEILGFYGLIGAGRSEAMQALFGLSPHARGEVKLLGKKLWAKSPADALKAGLVYVPEDRQVSGAILPMSIVHNITLPSLPRLGFFLNRRRELQLAQEYSSRLSLKAAHLDQHVSELSGGNQQKVVISKWLATQPAVIILDEPTKGIDVGAKAAVHSFMGELVEKGLSVILVSSELPEVMHLADRILVMREGKVVGEVNAKTAQAHEIVKLAAGVADGEVA, from the coding sequence ATGATCCCATATTTATCTGTGCAGGACATCGGCAAAAGCTTCGGGGCCACCCGCGCCAACCACCGGGTTTCATTCACGGTGGGTCTGGGCGAGGTGGTGGCCCTGGTGGGTGAGAACGGTGCCGGAAAATCCACCCTGGTGAAGATGCTGACCGGGATTTACCAGCCCGACAGCGGCAAGATTCAGGCAGAGGGGCACACCATTCATCTTTCCAGCCCACAGGATGCCTGGAATGCGGGCATCACGGCCATCCATCAGGAAACCGTGATGTTTGATGAACTGAGCGTGGCAGAAAACCTGTTCATGGGACAGGCTCCAGTGAAGCGCAGTTTCTTTGCGGGGGGCCTGATCCAGTGGAAAACCATGCTGGAAAAAAGCCGCACGGTGCTGCAAAAACTGGACGCAAAATTCACCCCCGAAACCCCTTTAAAAGACCTCAGCGTGGCCCAGAAGCACCTGGTGCAGATTGCCCGTGCACTGGTGCAGGATGCAAAAATCGTGATCATGGACGAGCCCACAGCGGCACTGTCCAGGGCCGAAATCGAGGACCTGTACCGGATTGTGCGGCAGCTGAAAGAGGAGGGCAAAGGGATCCTCCTGATCACCCACAAGTTCGATGAAATTTTTGAACTCTCGGACCGCTATGTGGTGCTGCGTGACGGTGAAAAAGTTGCAGATGGGAACATCCAGGATGTGACCAGCGACGACCTGATTCGCCTGATGGCGGGTCGGGATGTGGGTTCGCTGTACCCCAAGAAAGACGTGATCCCTGGAGAGGTGGTGCTGGAGGTCAAAAACCTCTCGCATCCCACAGAGTTTTCCGGGATTTCTTTTCAGCTGCGCAAAGGGGAGATTCTGGGCTTTTATGGCCTGATCGGTGCTGGACGCAGCGAGGCCATGCAAGCCCTTTTTGGCCTGTCCCCCCATGCCAGAGGCGAGGTGAAGTTGCTGGGCAAGAAGCTCTGGGCGAAGTCTCCTGCAGATGCTTTAAAAGCAGGTCTGGTGTACGTGCCAGAAGACCGTCAGGTCAGCGGGGCCATTTTGCCCATGAGCATCGTGCACAACATCACCCTGCCGAGTTTGCCGCGGCTGGGCTTTTTTCTGAACCGCCGCCGTGAGCTGCAACTGGCCCAGGAGTACAGCTCCCGCCTCTCCCTGAAAGCCGCCCACCTCGACCAGCATGTTTCAGAGCTGTCTGGAGGGAACCAGCAGAAAGTGGTGATTTCCAAATGGTTGGCCACCCAGCCTGCCGTGATCATTCTGGACGAACCCACCAAGGGCATTGATGTGGGGGCCAAGGCCGCTGTGCACAGTTTCATGGGGGAACTGGTGGAGAAGGGACTGTCGGTGATTCTGGTGTCCAGTGAGTTGCCCGAGGTGATGCACCTTGCAGACCGCATCCTGGTGATGCGGGAAGGAAAAGTGGTGGGAGAAGTGAACGCAAAAACCGCCCAGGCCCACGAAATCGTGAAACTGGCCGCTGGTGTGGCAGATGGGGAGGTCGCATGA
- a CDS encoding ABC transporter permease yields MKLLKTHRQEAVLLLILVLGFVLVGLITPSFFSIKTLDTLWHDSALLLTLALAQMLIIMSRGIDLSVASNLALSGMLVALLSQHFPGLPMPVLLLVGAVSGSLLGMVNSFLITGLNLPPIVATLGTMSVFRGLIYVVSEGKWITSKDLPQHVMDFPNARFLGLSTLQWEFLVVLGLFFVVVHHSRFGREIRAYGGNPSASKYVGIPEKPRVFALYVLSGLVSGIVGVLWVARYAIAYTEVAQGFELQVIAACVLGGVSIAGGVGTVIGTMLGSLFLVGLYNALPVVHVSPFWQTALVGLSILVAVVVNQGARKAIGKNILRQTGQNQQAGQV; encoded by the coding sequence ATGAAGCTCCTGAAGACACACCGCCAGGAGGCTGTGCTGCTCCTGATTCTGGTGCTGGGTTTCGTGCTGGTGGGCCTGATCACCCCCTCTTTTTTCAGCATCAAGACCCTGGACACCCTCTGGCACGACAGCGCATTGCTGCTGACCCTTGCCCTGGCCCAGATGCTGATCATCATGAGCCGGGGGATTGACCTTTCTGTCGCCTCCAATCTGGCCCTCAGTGGGATGCTGGTGGCTTTGCTCTCACAGCATTTTCCTGGGCTTCCCATGCCTGTGCTGCTGCTGGTGGGAGCTGTTTCCGGAAGCCTGCTGGGGATGGTCAATTCCTTTCTGATCACCGGACTGAATTTGCCCCCCATCGTGGCGACCCTGGGCACCATGAGCGTGTTCCGGGGCCTGATTTACGTGGTCAGCGAGGGCAAATGGATCACCTCCAAGGATTTACCGCAGCATGTGATGGACTTTCCCAACGCCCGTTTTCTGGGCCTCAGCACCCTGCAATGGGAATTTCTGGTGGTGCTGGGTCTGTTCTTTGTGGTGGTGCATCATTCCCGTTTTGGCCGGGAAATCCGCGCATATGGTGGGAATCCCTCGGCCAGCAAGTACGTGGGCATCCCCGAGAAACCCCGCGTCTTCGCGCTTTATGTGCTGAGCGGTCTGGTGTCTGGCATTGTGGGGGTGTTGTGGGTGGCCCGTTACGCCATTGCTTACACTGAAGTTGCACAGGGTTTTGAACTGCAGGTGATTGCTGCATGTGTGCTGGGCGGCGTCAGCATTGCTGGTGGCGTGGGCACCGTGATCGGCACCATGCTGGGTTCACTGTTTCTGGTGGGCCTCTACAACGCCCTGCCCGTGGTGCATGTTTCCCCGTTCTGGCAGACCGCACTGGTGGGCCTTTCCATTCTGGTGGCCGTGGTGGTCAACCAGGGGGCCAGAAAAGCCATTGGCAAGAACATTCTGCGTCAGACCGGTCAGAACCAGCAGGCAGGTCAGGTATGA
- a CDS encoding ABC transporter permease, with protein MKPLPAQGNNKAGNFFRKWEVFLTVFLIAVMLLNSRLTEYFWDPFNLGDATANFAEKGIMALAMALLILVREIDLSVASIIALSSLVMGLLAKQGLDTPVLIVAGILTGALCGLLNGFLVVRFAIPSIAITLGTMSLFRGISQAILGDTALTEYPESFAALGQSYWFTYLPISFVVFLVLAVLVGGVLHLTRLGRNLYAMGNNPEAARFSGIQVLKNKLVLFLLSGTFAGLAAVFLTARISSTRPNIGQGWELDVITMVVLGGVSIAGGTGSISGVVLAVLLLGMISFGMGLLNIPGIVGSIVVGSLLILAIALPNILQKLSRKKK; from the coding sequence GTGAAACCCCTCCCTGCACAGGGAAACAACAAAGCAGGGAACTTCTTCAGGAAATGGGAGGTTTTCCTCACGGTGTTCCTGATTGCGGTGATGCTGTTAAACAGCCGCCTCACCGAATACTTCTGGGACCCCTTCAATCTGGGGGATGCCACCGCCAACTTTGCTGAAAAAGGCATCATGGCCCTCGCCATGGCCCTGCTGATCCTGGTCCGTGAAATTGATTTGTCTGTGGCCTCCATCATTGCCCTGTCCAGTCTGGTGATGGGCCTGCTGGCAAAACAGGGGCTGGACACCCCGGTGCTCATTGTGGCAGGCATCCTGACCGGAGCGCTGTGTGGACTGCTGAACGGTTTTCTGGTGGTGCGTTTTGCCATTCCCTCGATTGCCATCACGCTGGGTACCATGAGCCTGTTCCGGGGCATCTCGCAGGCGATCCTGGGCGACACTGCCCTCACCGAGTACCCCGAGTCTTTCGCTGCACTGGGACAGTCCTACTGGTTCACCTACCTGCCGATTTCTTTTGTGGTGTTTCTGGTCCTGGCTGTGCTGGTGGGTGGGGTTTTGCACCTGACCCGACTGGGCCGCAACCTCTACGCCATGGGCAACAACCCCGAAGCTGCGCGGTTTTCTGGGATTCAGGTTTTGAAAAACAAACTGGTGCTGTTTCTGCTCAGTGGCACTTTTGCAGGTCTGGCCGCCGTGTTCCTCACCGCCCGCATCTCCTCCACCCGTCCCAACATCGGGCAGGGCTGGGAACTGGATGTGATCACCATGGTGGTGCTGGGAGGGGTCAGCATCGCGGGTGGAACGGGCAGCATTTCTGGCGTGGTACTGGCGGTCCTCCTGCTGGGCATGATCAGCTTCGGGATGGGCCTCTTAAACATCCCCGGCATTGTGGGTTCCATTGTGGTGGGAAGCCTGCTGATTCTGGCGATTGCGCTGCCCAACATCCTGCAGAAGCTGTCCAGAAAGAAGAAGTAA
- the rhaM gene encoding L-rhamnose mutarotase yields MQKIAFKMKLFPGQEAEYQKRHDEIWPELRDLLRLAGIRDYSIFLDRETSTLFAVLWRSGDHQMDDLPTQEVMQRWWACMADIMVTNPDQSPYSVPLEQVFHLE; encoded by the coding sequence ATGCAGAAAATCGCCTTCAAGATGAAACTTTTTCCCGGTCAGGAAGCCGAATACCAGAAACGCCACGATGAGATCTGGCCTGAACTGCGCGACCTCCTGCGCCTTGCGGGCATCCGGGATTACAGCATCTTTCTGGACAGGGAAACCTCAACGCTTTTTGCCGTGCTGTGGCGCTCAGGGGACCACCAGATGGATGATTTGCCCACCCAGGAAGTGATGCAACGCTGGTGGGCCTGCATGGCAGACATCATGGTCACCAACCCGGACCAGTCTCCGTACAGCGTGCCGCTGGAACAGGTGTTTCATCTGGAGTGA
- a CDS encoding sensor domain-containing phosphodiesterase — protein MNTPLEHEQARLEALHRLEVLDTAAEETLDRITRVTAALFDAPISLISLVDRDRQWFKSCHGINASGTTRDVAFCARTILLDTPGEVLVVEDALQNPEFARNPYVAGFPNVRFYAGAPLRTPDGYHLGSLCIMDTRPRPDLSPQQKQQLTDLAATVMDLLLQRQARRQMEQMEQKVSSQQRRLQTILQKTQTAAWMVDLASGVLEVQDGTMLTELGFPDTAEAFSARVQEEDLPGLMASWNHTIATGEESESRYRFKDEGQEHRWYSSRIHLERSPEGHPARILGISHDVTREHEHARQLTESETKLRAVIDHSVDAICIKDLDGRYLLVNKAACELLQRPMEEVLGKIDHSEPRLTQFDLQVMQLGQPITYEHQVQERTVLTSKYPFVQDGQVRGVVGVSRDITNLKQMEQLLRSHNQTLEETVKSRTRELEILNAELQHQAIHDPLTGLANRALLQDRLSQVMHRMERHPDQQYAVMFLDCDQFKRINDTYGHSVGDRFLQAFSARISSAVRPYDTVARFGGDEFAVLLEGLQDAEQAITIGQRLQQCLTEPFEVGGKHLHASSSIGLVMGAAHYTHHDEVLRDADTAMYHAKESGLGQLKCFEDGMRERVLRQSWLENELRLALQEEAIMAYYQPIVDTRTGQVRGFEALARWKHPERGFISPAEFIPVAEDAGLIVDLDRLILKQACQQLKLWKAEHPHLQDLYLNVNMSSVQFSRPEFAAVVQSTLQETQSEGIHLHLEITESLMLQRTQMVAEHLQALHDLGVKLHIDDFGTGYSSLGYLPRFGASALKIDRSFIRDILKAPQQAELVRTIITMAHNLGMTVVAEGVETIEQQQWLLQEGCDYLQGFLFSPPVEHSKARSFLIETLEV, from the coding sequence ATGAACACACCGCTGGAACATGAACAGGCCCGTCTGGAGGCCCTGCACCGACTGGAGGTGCTGGACACCGCCGCAGAAGAAACCCTGGACCGCATCACAAGGGTGACGGCGGCCCTGTTTGATGCCCCCATCAGCCTGATCAGCCTGGTGGACCGCGACCGCCAGTGGTTCAAATCCTGCCATGGGATCAATGCTTCGGGAACAACACGCGATGTGGCCTTCTGTGCCCGAACCATCCTGCTGGACACCCCCGGCGAGGTGCTGGTGGTCGAGGACGCCTTACAGAATCCTGAATTTGCACGCAATCCTTATGTGGCGGGTTTTCCCAACGTTCGTTTTTATGCTGGCGCACCTTTAAGAACCCCGGATGGTTACCATCTGGGCAGTTTGTGCATCATGGACACCCGGCCCCGCCCGGACCTCAGCCCACAGCAAAAACAGCAGCTCACCGATCTGGCCGCCACCGTGATGGATCTGCTGCTGCAAAGGCAGGCCCGCAGGCAGATGGAGCAGATGGAGCAGAAAGTCTCCAGCCAGCAGCGCAGGCTGCAAACCATCCTGCAGAAAACCCAGACAGCAGCCTGGATGGTGGACCTCGCCAGCGGAGTTCTGGAAGTGCAAGACGGCACCATGCTGACTGAACTGGGTTTCCCGGACACTGCAGAAGCCTTCAGTGCACGGGTGCAGGAAGAAGACCTGCCCGGCCTGATGGCAAGCTGGAACCACACCATTGCCACCGGTGAGGAATCCGAATCCCGCTACCGCTTCAAGGATGAAGGCCAGGAGCACCGCTGGTACAGCAGCCGTATCCACCTGGAACGCAGCCCGGAGGGGCACCCTGCACGCATTCTGGGCATCTCCCACGATGTGACGCGTGAACACGAACATGCCAGACAGCTCACCGAGAGCGAAACCAAACTGCGGGCTGTGATCGATCACAGTGTGGACGCCATCTGCATCAAAGACCTGGATGGGCGTTACCTGCTGGTCAACAAAGCCGCCTGTGAGCTTTTGCAGCGCCCCATGGAAGAAGTGCTGGGCAAAATCGACCACAGTGAGCCGCGCCTCACCCAGTTTGACTTGCAGGTGATGCAGTTGGGGCAACCCATCACCTACGAGCATCAGGTGCAAGAGCGCACCGTGCTGACCAGCAAATATCCCTTCGTGCAGGATGGTCAGGTGCGGGGGGTGGTGGGGGTCAGCCGGGACATCACCAACCTCAAGCAGATGGAGCAGTTGCTGCGCAGCCACAACCAGACCCTGGAAGAAACCGTCAAATCCCGCACCCGTGAACTGGAAATCCTGAACGCAGAATTGCAGCACCAGGCCATTCATGACCCCCTGACTGGACTGGCCAACCGTGCCCTGCTGCAAGACCGCCTCTCCCAGGTGATGCACCGCATGGAACGCCACCCCGACCAGCAATACGCCGTGATGTTTTTAGATTGCGACCAGTTCAAACGCATCAACGACACCTACGGGCACTCCGTGGGGGACCGCTTCTTGCAGGCTTTCTCTGCCCGCATCTCCTCTGCCGTGCGGCCTTACGACACCGTGGCCCGCTTTGGTGGAGATGAATTCGCAGTGCTGCTGGAAGGTTTACAGGATGCAGAGCAGGCCATCACCATCGGACAGCGGTTGCAACAGTGCCTCACCGAGCCCTTTGAAGTCGGAGGCAAGCACCTGCATGCCAGTTCCAGCATCGGACTGGTGATGGGGGCCGCCCATTACACCCACCACGACGAGGTGCTCCGGGACGCCGACACCGCCATGTACCACGCCAAGGAATCCGGTCTGGGACAGCTGAAATGCTTTGAAGACGGCATGCGTGAACGGGTTTTGCGCCAGAGCTGGCTGGAAAACGAACTGCGCCTTGCCCTGCAGGAAGAAGCCATCATGGCCTACTACCAGCCCATTGTGGACACCCGCACCGGACAGGTGCGCGGATTTGAAGCCCTGGCCCGCTGGAAGCACCCGGAACGGGGTTTCATCAGCCCAGCCGAATTCATTCCGGTGGCAGAAGATGCTGGATTGATCGTGGACCTGGACCGCCTGATCCTCAAGCAGGCCTGCCAGCAACTCAAACTCTGGAAAGCCGAACACCCCCACCTGCAGGACCTGTACCTGAACGTGAACATGAGCAGCGTGCAGTTCTCCAGACCCGAATTTGCTGCCGTGGTGCAAAGCACCCTGCAGGAAACCCAGAGCGAGGGCATCCATTTGCATCTGGAGATCACCGAGAGCCTGATGCTGCAACGCACCCAGATGGTGGCAGAACACCTGCAAGCCCTGCACGATCTGGGGGTCAAACTGCACATCGACGATTTCGGAACCGGGTACTCCTCGCTGGGTTACCTGCCCAGATTCGGGGCCTCTGCCCTGAAGATCGACCGCTCTTTCATCCGGGACATCTTGAAAGCCCCCCAGCAGGCCGAACTGGTGCGCACCATCATCACCATGGCCCACAATCTGGGCATGACCGTGGTTGCAGAAGGGGTGGAAACCATCGAGCAGCAACAATGGCTGCTGCAGGAAGGCTGCGATTACCTGCAGGGGTTTTTGTTCTCCCCACCCGTGGAGCACAGCAAGGCGAGGTCTTTTTTGATTGAGACGCTGGAAGTGTGA